The following are from one region of the Passer domesticus isolate bPasDom1 chromosome 13, bPasDom1.hap1, whole genome shotgun sequence genome:
- the CNOT8 gene encoding CCR4-NOT transcription complex subunit 8 codes for MPAALAENSQVICEVWANNLEEEMRKIREIVLSYSYIAMDTEFPGVVVRPIGEFRSSIDYQYQLLRCNVDLLKIIQLGLTFTNEKGEYPSGINTWQFNFKFNLTEDMYSQDSIDLLASSGLQFQKHEEEGIDTLHFAELLMTSGVVLSDSVKWLSFHSGYDFGYMVKLLTDSRLPEEEHEFFHILNLFFPSIYDVKYLMKSCKNLKGGLQEVADQLDLQRIGRQHQAGSDSLLTGMAFFRMKELFFEDTIDDAKYCGRLYGLGTGVAQKQNEDVDSAQEKMSILAIINNMQP; via the exons ATGCCAGCAGCCCTTGCAGAGAACAGCCAGGTTATCTGTGAAGTATGGGCCAACAACCTGGAGGAAGAGATGAGGAAAATTCGGGAGATTGTTCTGAGTTACAGCTACATTGCCATG GACACGGAGTTCCCCGGCGTGGTGGTCCGGCCGATCGGTGAATTCCGCAGCTCCATCGATTACCAGTACCAGCTGCTTCGCTGTAACGTGGACCTGCTCAAAATCATCCAGCTGGGCCTGACTTTCACAAATGAGAAGGGGGAATATCCTTCTGGCATTAACACCTGGCAGTTCAACTTCAAATTCAACCTCAC gGAAGACATGTACTCTCAGGATTCCATAGACctccttgccagctctgggctgcagttcCAGAAGCATGAGGAGGAAGGGATTGATACCttgcattttgctgagctgctgaTGACGTCGGGCGTCGTCCTCAGTGACAGTGTGAAATGGCTGTCCTTCCACAG tggTTATGACTTTGGCTACATGGTGAAGTTGTTGACAGATTCCAGGTTACCAGAAGAGGAACATGAATTTTTCCACATCTTAAACCTTTTCTTCCCATCTATCTATGATGTGAAGTACTTAATGAAGAGCTGCAAAAACCTCAAG GGTGGCCTTCAGGAAGTGGCAGACCAGCTGGATTTGCAGCGAATTGGACGACAACACCAGGCAGGATCAGACTCTCTCCTCACAGGAatggcatttttcagaatgaAAGAG tTATTTTTTGAGGATACAATTGATGATGCAAAGTATTGCGGACGACTGTATGGCCTTGGCACAGGAGTGGCTCAGAAACAAAATGAAGATGTGGACTCAGCCCAAGAGAAAATGAGCATTTTGGCCATTATCAACAACATGCAGCCGTGA